Genomic segment of Streptomyces sp. NA02950:
GCGGCCAGGCCGGGGTGCGGGCGGGGGCGTCCCACAGCCGCAGGGTCTCCGCGTCGGAGGTGAGCAGGGTCAGGGAGAAGCCGCGCATGTCGAGGGCGCTGACGAAGGTGCCGGTCAGCGAGCGGTCCAGGGCGACGTCCCGGGTGTCGAGGGCCTTGGCGAGGGCGTGGCGGATCCCGTACAGCTCCAGGGAGGTCACCGACCCGAGCCCGTTGACGAGCGCGAGCACCCGGGAGCGCGAGCCGTCGGGAAGCGCGGCGAGCAGCTGGTCGGTCATGGTCTCCACCAGCTTGCCGAGTGGTGCGTGCGGAGTGGTGCCCTCGGCGCGTTCGCCGTGGATGCCCACCCCGAATTCCAGGACGCCCTCGGGCAGACCGAAGGCCGGGGCGCCGGAGGCGGGCGTGGTGTGCGCGGCCGCCGCCACGGCCAGACTGCGGGCCCGGCGGGTCAGCTCGGTGCCGAGGGCCGCCAGCTCGTCCAGCCCGCGCCCCTCGTCGGCGGCGGCGCCGAGGATCTTCTCGACGAGCAGGGTGGCTCCGGTGCCGCGGCGGCCGACCGCGATGTCGTCGGAGTCGGTGGCGAGGTCGTCGTCGATCAGGACGCGGGCGCAGGGGATCCCCTCGTGGTGCAGGCGTTCGGCGGCGATGCCGAAGTTGATGCGGTCGCCGGTGTAGTTCTTGACGATGTGCAGAACACCGCCGGGCCCGGCCACGGCGCGGCTGGCCTCGAAGATCTGCCGGTTGTGCGGTGAGGCGAAGATCCGGCCGGGGCAGGAGGCGTCCAGCATCCCCGCGCCGAGGAAACCGGAGTGCAGCGGCTCATGGCCGGAACCGCCCCCGGACACCAGACCGACACGGCGGGTGGGCGCGGTGTGGCGGGCGCGGAGGTAGCCGTGGTCGGGGTGGAATTCGACGAGTTCGGCGTGGGCGGCGGCGAAGCCCGCGAGCGCGTCGGGAACGAGGGACTCGGGCGAGTCACGGAAGTACTGGGGCATGAACGCGGCTCCCTGGGCGAGTGGGGGGACGGGGTGGACTCGGTGGTCGTGCGCCGGACCCGGCGATGCGGTGCCTCAGCCAACGATGGTCGCCGCGACACGGCGGCAGGGTGCTCAGGCTGGACAGCAGCGCGACCCCAACGGCGTACTGTCATACGCCGGTCGTGTGCTTTCCGTACTGCTCCGACGCGCCCGCCGGTCCTGGTCCGAAGGGAGCAACGGGGGGGGGGCGATCCGCGGCCGGGATCGGGGGTACCGGATCCAAGCCGCGGATGCGGACGCGCGGAGATGCGAGCATGCGTACGGCAGATGATCGTCCGCGTGAGCAGGGAGCCAGGGTGACGGAGAAGAGGACCGGGAACGACCGGGGCGCCGGAGGCGCCGACGCCCCGCTGGCGGGGTGCGCCGTGCTGGTGACCGGCGCCTCCAGCGGGATAGGGGCGGCCACCGCCCGTTCGCTGGCCCGGCAGGGCGCCGAGCTGGCGCTGGTCGCCCGCCGCACCGACCGGCTCGAGGAACTCGCGTCCGGCATCCGGGAGCGGGGCCGTTCCTGTGTCGCCCTCACCGCCGATCTGCGGGACCCGGCACAGGCCCGCCAGGCCGTCGAGGACGCCGCGGAGCGCTTCGGCCGACTGGATGTGCTGGTGAACAGCGTGGGGTTCGTGGCCACCGGTGATATCGAGGAGGGCGATCCGGACACCTGGGAGCGGATGCTCGACCTCAACGTCAAGGCGGTGCTGCACACCTCGCAGAAGGCCCTGCCGCATCTGCTGCGGGCGGCGGAGGAGGGCCCGCGCGGAGTGGCCGACCTGGTGAGCGTGAGCTCGGTGGCCGGCCGGGTCGCGCGGCCCCACAACGCCGTCTACTCGGCCACCAAACACGCCGTGGTCGCCTTCAGCGAGGCCCTGCGGCAGGAGGTGACCGCACGGGGTGTGCGGGTGGGGGTGGTCGAACCGGGCATGACCGCCACGGAGATGACGGCCGACCCCACCACCGGGGCGGTGGCCCGTGGTATGCCCCGGGAGCTGTGGCTCCAGGCCGAGGACATCGCGCGGTCGATCACCTTCATGGTCACCCAGCCGCCGCATGCCGCGATCAACGAGATCCTGGTGCGGCCGACGGCTCAGTCGCACTGACCAGCGAGGAGGGTGCCGAGGCGGTGGCCTCCGCCCCGGTCCCGCCGGGGGCCGCCGGATCGTCGTCGGGCAGCCGCAGGAAGAGGGCTTGCACCGTGCTGACCACAGAGAGCCCCGCGAAGATCCACATGACCCCGGCGACCCCGAGCGGCCCGATCGCCAGCCCCACGATGGCCGGGCCGATGAAGGTACTCAGCCCCGCCCCGAGGTTGAGCACGGACATCGCGGCGCCCTTGTGCTCCGGGGACAGCGACGGCATCAGCGTGGACAGCGGAACGTATCCGGCGAGCGTGGCGCCGTAGACCACTCCGACGGTCACGGCCACCCACACCTCGGCGCCCGCGGCCAGCGGGACGTAGTACAGCAGCAGGGTGCTGACCGCGCAGCCGGGACCACCGCGGTACGCGACGGTCCGCCGTCGGCCGAGCCGGTCGCCGATCACCCCGAACAGCAGGTTCCAGACGATGTTGCTCATGAACATCGCGCTGAGGACGGTGAGCCAGGAACCCATCGACAGCCCGACGGTGTCGGTGAAGAACAGCGGGAGGAAGACGAGGAAGCCGAACTCGGGAGCGGTGTTGATGGCCCGCACCACACCCCCGATCCCGATCTTCGGCTGCTGCCAGATGATGGTGACGCTCTTGAGGAGGGTGGCGACCGGGCGGCCCTCGGCGACCCGCAGATCGCCGTGTGGTTCGCGGACACGGAGCAGCGCCGTCAGCCCTCCGGCGAGGACCAGCACGAGCGACAGCCAGAGCGTGGTGTACTCGCCGACCACCGGGATGGTGGCTTTGGCGAACAGCGAGCCCAGGGTGGGCAGTCCACCGGTGAAGGCGAACCAGAACTGGATCCGCAGGTCTTGGGGAGGGATCGCGCGTGGTGCGTCGATACGGTCTCATCATCTGTCGAGTGACCAGTAACGGCCGCGGTGTTAATTTTCTCTGGCCGTTGCGCTCATCAGGTGACGGATACCGTCCCGGGGATCACCCGAACGCCGTACGGCGGCGGGTGGAACCACGGTCGGCCGCACCCCGCGGCGGTATGCGTGCCAGATGGTGCACACCGGATGCCACCATCCGTAAGCCGCAGCGCTGACCTGCGTAAACCTTCGGTGCACCCCTTCGCCGACAGCCGTATGGCGAGGCGTCAGTGAGGCGGTGGAGGTACGCCACGGTGGCGTAGCCCGGTGTTCCGCGGGCCCGCCGTACGGCCCACGGCACGGGCCGTGCGGGTGCTCGACCTGCCCCGCCTCGGATGACAGCGTGTGCCGACATGGAGCACAGCCCTGGACCGCAAAACGTGCGCGCGAGGCTGCTGCTGGCCAGCGCCACCATGCTCTTCGTCGAGCTGGCGCTGATCCGGTGGACCGGCGCCAATATCGTCCATCTGAGCTATTTCTCGAACTTCATCCTCTTGGGCTCGTTCCTCGGGATCGGCCTGGGATTCCTCATCCCCGCCGGCCGCGGGCAGTGGCTCACCCGCTGGGCGCCCATTCCCCTGGCCGTCCTGGTCGTCCTGGTACGGGAGTTCCCCGTCCAGGTGCGGCAGAGCAGCGGTGAGGTCATCTACTTCACGGCCGTGAAAACCACCGGACTGCCCCAGTGGGTGACGCTGCCCGTCCTGTTCGGACTGACCGCGCTCATCATGATGGCGATCGGAAAGATGACCGCGGACCTGTTCCGCCGTCTGCCGTCACTGGAGGCGTACCGCTTCGACCTCCTGGGTTCCCTCACCGGGTCGGTGTCCTTCGCGCTGCTGTCCTGGCTGCGCGCGCCATCGGTGGTGTGGGGAGTGATCGCCGCGGTGGCACTGCTCGTACTGGGCGGCCGCCGCAACACCATCCGGTACACGATCCCGCTCGGAGTGATGGTGGCGGTCCTCGCCCTGGAGACGGTGGCGAGCGGTATCTCCTGGTCCCCGTACTACAAGATCGAGACCAAACGCTCGACCTCGTCCGCCCGGGACTACAACATCGCCGCCAACGGGGTGCCGCACCAGAGCATCGCGCCGTTGAAGGAGCTGACCAAGCCGGGTTCACCGTACGACCAGCCCTACCGCGAGACACCGCGCAACTCCCACCGCAACGTCCTGGTCATCGGGGCGGGCAACGGCAATGACGTGGCTCTCGCCCTCGCCCACGGAGCCAAGCGCGTGGACGCCGTGGAAATCGACCCCCGGTTGCAGGAGATCGGTGCCTCGCTGCATCCCGCCCGCCCGTACGACAATCCCCGGGTGCACGTCCACATCAACGACGGCCGGGCCTTCCTGGAGCAGACGAAGACCCGCTACGACCTGATCGTGCTAGCCCTCCCGGACTCCCTGACACTGGTGTCGGGCGCCAGCAATCTGCGCCTCGAAAGCTATCTGTTCACCCGTCAGGCATTCGAGGCGGCACACCGCCACCTCGCTCCCGGCGGTGCGTTCGCCATGTACAACTACTACCGGCAGAACTGGCTCATCGACCGGTTCGGATCCACCCTCACCTCCGTCTTCGGCCACGGGCCCTGTATCACCCACTACGGCAACAAGCGGGCCGCGATCATGGTGGCGGGCGTCACCGCGCACGACCAGTCCTGCACCGGCTCGACGTGGCAGCCCGCCGGCAAGGTGCCCACCGCCGCCACTGACGACCACCCGTTCCCCTATCTGCTGCACCGCACCATCCCCAGCCTCTACATCGGTGTGCTGGGCGCGATCCTGCTGGTGACCCTGCTGTCGGTACGGATGACCGGTGTCCGTATCCGGCGCACCGCCGGCTACGCCGACATGTTCCTGCTCGGGGCCGCCTTCATGCTCCTCGAGACCAAGAACGTGATCGGCTTCGCGCTCTACTTCGGCACCACCTGGCTGGTCAACGCCATGGTGTTCGCGGGTGTGCTGGTCGCCGTCCTCTGCGCGGTGGAAGTGCGGCGCCGGATGCGCCGGATCAACCAGCTCGCCCTGCAACTGCTGCTCTTCACCACCCTGGCCATCGCCTGGCTGATCCCGACCGACTGGGTGCTCGGGTTGCCGTTCGCGGGACGTCTCGCCGCCGCGATCGCCCTGGCCTTCGCGCCCATCTTCTGCGCCAACCTCATCTTCTCCGACCGGCTGGCCGCGGCCTCCGATCCCACGGCGGCCTTCGGGGCCAATCTGCTGGGCGCCCTCACCGGCGGCGCCCTGGAGTACCTGGCCCTCGTCACGGGCTATCAGGCCCTGCTGCTGGTGGTGGCCGTGCTCTACGCGGGCGCCGGCATCGCCATGCGGTTCACCCGTCCTGGTTCCCCCGAGACCCCGGTCCAGGAGCCGATCACCGTGCAGGCGGCGCCGCGCACCTGATGCCCCGCCACCGACCCCGTACGCCACTGCGCACCCCGCCGCCCCCGTGCCCCGGAACACTCCGGGACACGGGGGCGGTCCCCGTGGGGCCACGGGTCACTTGTACATACGGGTCACTCGTACATGATGTAGTCCGGCCGCGGCCGCAGGGCCAGCACCTCCTTGGGGGTCATCAGCCGACTGCCCTCGGTGTCCTCGTCGTAGAAGAGCTTGAAACCGGTGCGCAGGCCCTCCGGCTGGTCCTTGACGAGCTTGTGCCAGGTGCTCCGCTTCATCCCGGGCGACCCGATCCCGTCCGCGCTCTTGATCACCACCACGCCGGGCTGCGGGCGCAGCGCGGACTGGTCGCGTACGACGGAGACGGCCACCTGGTGGTAGACCAGCGGTTTCTGCGGCAGATCGTGCTCCGACACCAGCTTCGACAGATAGCGCGCCACCTCGGTCAGCTCCTTGCCGGTGGTGTGGCCGTAAGCGTCTCCCGGTACCTCGCCGGGGCCCATGTCCCACTCCGGATCCAGCGCTATGCCCACATCGGGGTGGACGAGCCAGCTGCGCAGGGCCTTGACCTCGTCCAGGGCGGAGGCCCGGCCCGGCTGGATGTTCAGCAGCAACAAGGCGTGATGGCGCCGGGCGGCCTGGTGGAAGCGGCGGATCGTGGTGGCGGGCGTCCGCGAGCGGTAGGTGCCGTCCGGGCCCGCGCTGCTGTTGGCGACGGTGGCGAGGAGTTCGAGCACGGGCTGCGGTTCCCGCCCCGCGGCGTAGGACCGTGCCCTCTTCTCGATCTCGGCGACCCGGTCGTCGAGATCGCCGGTGCCCAGGCGGCCGAGCGCCGCCGCGCCGGGCAGTCCGCAGTAGCCCACCAGCCGGTACCGCGACAGCTCCCGGCCACCGCGGGGGAGCTGGGGGCGGCGCTCGGCCGGACGGGTCGGGGCGTTGCGGCCGGACCCCGACGGCGGGCGCTTGGCACCTCTGGAAGGCCCCGGGGACGTGGACGGCCGGGCGGGCGCCGAACCCTTCGCGGGTGCGTCCGAGCCGACTGTCCTGCCTTGCTCGCCGCATCCGGCGACCAGGCCGAGACCGGCCGCCGCCGTCGCCGTGAGCAGTCCGCGCCGGGTGGGCGACGGCACCCCGGGACGGCCCGCACCGTCCCCGGGCCGACGGGCTGACGCATCGCCATCCGGTGTGGTCTTCCCCGATGTGCTGTGAGCCACGTTCCCTCCGTCCGCGGTGCCCGGCCGACGCCGGACACCGGTCTGTTCTGCGGGCCGATGGGGCTGTCCGTGCCCTCGAGCCTCTCCGGAAGGGCCGGAGGTGAAACGGAATCGGTGGCCCGCTCGATGAACTGCGCGGTGCGCTCGGCGCGGACGGGCGGTCCGCCGCGTACCGCGGCACCGTGCATCTGGCCGGTCCCAGTGAGCTCATCGCCGCACGGGTGCTGCCCGCGCCCGCCCCGCTCACCTCCCGGGGTCTTCGGCTGCGGATCACCCTGGGGCCGGCCCAGGACCTGCTGTCGGCTCTGGCCAACGCCCGGGCGGATCTGGTGGTTTCGGCCGTCCGGCCCACCGGGTGGGGGATCACCGCCACCCCGCTGACGGACGAGGAGTTCGTGCTCGTCGGATCGCCCGCACTGGCCCGTACCATCGACCCCGGACGGCTCGGTGAGGACCCGGTCGGAGCGGCTCGCGCATCTGCCGCCGGCCGCCTACGCGGAGGATCTGCCGATCATCCGGCGCTACTGGCGCAGTGAGTTCGGCCGCCGTCCGCCCAACCCCACCACGGTTGTCGTACCCGGCCTCCGGGCGGTCCTGGCCGTTGTGGTCGCGGGCGCGGGGATCCTTGTACTGCCCCGCTGTCCGGCCGAACCCGCCCTGGCGGCGGGGTCCGTGGAGACGCTGCACAGCCCCGAGGTGCCGCCGCTCAACACCGTCTACCCCGCCACCCGCCCCGACGGACTCGGCCGGCCCGCCGTCGCCCTCGTCCGCGACCGGCTGCTGAGCCGCGCCCGCTCCTGCAACACGCTCCAGGTGTGTCGTCCGAGGAGGCCGGTGGGGCGCCCGGACACCCGCTGACGGAGGGCTGACGGCCGGGGCCGAGCCGGGGGGCACCCTGGTGGACACTAGGACGATCCGGCGCGACGAGAGATCCCGAGGAACGACATGACCCTGCTGATCGGCATCGACATCGGCACCTCCGGCTCCAAGGGCGTCCTGGTCAGAACCGACGGCACCCTGCTCGCCCAGGCATCCCGGGAACACCCCACCGACACCCCTCACCCCGGCTGGGCCGAACATGACGCCCGGACGGTGTGGTGGCGGGATCTGACCCATCTCAGCGCCGAATTGCTCGCCGCCGCCCCGGCGGGGGAGCGGATCGGCGCGGTGGGCGTCAGCGGTATCGGCCCCTGTCTGCTGCCCACCGATGCCGACGCCACCCCGCTGCGCCCGGCGATCCTGTACGGGGTGGACACCCGGGCGGGCGAGCAGATCGCCGCCCAGCGGGCCCGCTACGGCGAGTGGCGGGTGCTCGAGCGCTGCGGCTCACCACTGACCAGCCAGGCCATCGGCCCCAAACTGGCCTGGGTGCGGGAGCGGGAGCCCGGGGTCTGGGCCCGCACCCGCCGCTGGTTCATGGCCAGTTCGTATCTGGTGCACCGGCTCACCGGCGCGTACGTCCTCGACCACCACTCCGCCAGCCAGTGCACGCCGCTCTACGACCTGCGGCAGGGCACCTGGATCGAGGAGTGGTGCGAGGAGATCGCACCGGGTGTGCAATGGCCGCCCCTGGTCTGGCCGTCGGAGGTGGCCGGCGAGGTGACCCAGGAGGCCCAGCACACCAGCGGCATCCCCGCGGGCACCCCCGTGATCGCGGGCACCATCGACGCCTGGGCCGAGGCCACGGCCGTCGGGGCCACCGCGCCCGGTGATCTGATGCTGATGTACGGCACCACGATGTTCCTGGTGAACGTGGTCGCCGAGGCCGCCCCCGACCCCCGTCTGTGGTCCACCCGGGGCGCCTTCCCCGGCACCTACTGCCTGGCGGCGGGCATGGCCACCTCCGGCGCCGTCACCGGATGGCTGCGCGACCTCACCGGCACGGACTACGACACTCTGGTGGCCGAGGCCGCGGCCATCGCCCCCGGCGCGGAAGGGCTGCTGATGCTCCCGTACTTCGCGGGCGAGCGCACCCCGCTCTTCGACCCCGACGCACGTGGGCTCGTCCTGGGGCTGACACTGCGCCACGGCCGGGGG
This window contains:
- a CDS encoding dihydroxyacetone kinase subunit DhaK; translation: MPQYFRDSPESLVPDALAGFAAAHAELVEFHPDHGYLRARHTAPTRRVGLVSGGGSGHEPLHSGFLGAGMLDASCPGRIFASPHNRQIFEASRAVAGPGGVLHIVKNYTGDRINFGIAAERLHHEGIPCARVLIDDDLATDSDDIAVGRRGTGATLLVEKILGAAADEGRGLDELAALGTELTRRARSLAVAAAAHTTPASGAPAFGLPEGVLEFGVGIHGERAEGTTPHAPLGKLVETMTDQLLAALPDGSRSRVLALVNGLGSVTSLELYGIRHALAKALDTRDVALDRSLTGTFVSALDMRGFSLTLLTSDAETLRLWDAPARTPAWPL
- a CDS encoding SDR family oxidoreductase, encoding MTEKRTGNDRGAGGADAPLAGCAVLVTGASSGIGAATARSLARQGAELALVARRTDRLEELASGIRERGRSCVALTADLRDPAQARQAVEDAAERFGRLDVLVNSVGFVATGDIEEGDPDTWERMLDLNVKAVLHTSQKALPHLLRAAEEGPRGVADLVSVSSVAGRVARPHNAVYSATKHAVVAFSEALRQEVTARGVRVGVVEPGMTATEMTADPTTGAVARGMPRELWLQAEDIARSITFMVTQPPHAAINEILVRPTAQSH
- a CDS encoding MFS transporter; translated protein: MDAPRAIPPQDLRIQFWFAFTGGLPTLGSLFAKATIPVVGEYTTLWLSLVLVLAGGLTALLRVREPHGDLRVAEGRPVATLLKSVTIIWQQPKIGIGGVVRAINTAPEFGFLVFLPLFFTDTVGLSMGSWLTVLSAMFMSNIVWNLLFGVIGDRLGRRRTVAYRGGPGCAVSTLLLYYVPLAAGAEVWVAVTVGVVYGATLAGYVPLSTLMPSLSPEHKGAAMSVLNLGAGLSTFIGPAIVGLAIGPLGVAGVMWIFAGLSVVSTVQALFLRLPDDDPAAPGGTGAEATASAPSSLVSATEPSAAPGSR
- a CDS encoding spermidine synthase yields the protein MRARLLLASATMLFVELALIRWTGANIVHLSYFSNFILLGSFLGIGLGFLIPAGRGQWLTRWAPIPLAVLVVLVREFPVQVRQSSGEVIYFTAVKTTGLPQWVTLPVLFGLTALIMMAIGKMTADLFRRLPSLEAYRFDLLGSLTGSVSFALLSWLRAPSVVWGVIAAVALLVLGGRRNTIRYTIPLGVMVAVLALETVASGISWSPYYKIETKRSTSSARDYNIAANGVPHQSIAPLKELTKPGSPYDQPYRETPRNSHRNVLVIGAGNGNDVALALAHGAKRVDAVEIDPRLQEIGASLHPARPYDNPRVHVHINDGRAFLEQTKTRYDLIVLALPDSLTLVSGASNLRLESYLFTRQAFEAAHRHLAPGGAFAMYNYYRQNWLIDRFGSTLTSVFGHGPCITHYGNKRAAIMVAGVTAHDQSCTGSTWQPAGKVPTAATDDHPFPYLLHRTIPSLYIGVLGAILLVTLLSVRMTGVRIRRTAGYADMFLLGAAFMLLETKNVIGFALYFGTTWLVNAMVFAGVLVAVLCAVEVRRRMRRINQLALQLLLFTTLAIAWLIPTDWVLGLPFAGRLAAAIALAFAPIFCANLIFSDRLAAASDPTAAFGANLLGALTGGALEYLALVTGYQALLLVVAVLYAGAGIAMRFTRPGSPETPVQEPITVQAAPRT
- a CDS encoding LysR substrate-binding domain-containing protein; protein product: MHLAGPSELIAARVLPAPAPLTSRGLRLRITLGPAQDLLSALANARADLVVSAVRPTGWGITATPLTDEEFVLVGSPALARTIDPGRLGEDPVGAARASAAGRLRGGSADHPALLAQ
- a CDS encoding LysR substrate-binding domain-containing protein, whose product is MRTRSERLAHLPPAAYAEDLPIIRRYWRSEFGRRPPNPTTVVVPGLRAVLAVVVAGAGILVLPRCPAEPALAAGSVETLHSPEVPPLNTVYPATRPDGLGRPAVALVRDRLLSRARSCNTLQVCRPRRPVGRPDTR
- a CDS encoding FGGY-family carbohydrate kinase; translated protein: MTLLIGIDIGTSGSKGVLVRTDGTLLAQASREHPTDTPHPGWAEHDARTVWWRDLTHLSAELLAAAPAGERIGAVGVSGIGPCLLPTDADATPLRPAILYGVDTRAGEQIAAQRARYGEWRVLERCGSPLTSQAIGPKLAWVREREPGVWARTRRWFMASSYLVHRLTGAYVLDHHSASQCTPLYDLRQGTWIEEWCEEIAPGVQWPPLVWPSEVAGEVTQEAQHTSGIPAGTPVIAGTIDAWAEATAVGATAPGDLMLMYGTTMFLVNVVAEAAPDPRLWSTRGAFPGTYCLAAGMATSGAVTGWLRDLTGTDYDTLVAEAAAIAPGAEGLLMLPYFAGERTPLFDPDARGLVLGLTLRHGRGHLYRAALEATAFGVRHNLSAMEAAGGDIRRVTAVGGGARALWTRIVSDVTGRAQDVPRYTTGAAYGDAFLAAAGTGRATAADIAAWNPVAHTVEPDPATAGTYDDLYRLYRELYPATRDAAHALAAHQHAAAGWTPS